The following is a genomic window from Alkaliphilus sp. B6464.
CTATATAGTCCAGCCTCTAGCTTGTTTCTTCCTCTTGGTAGATACACTTCTAAATACTGCTGGTTTCCATCTTCCCTAAGGTTGACTCTATAGGCCCTAATATCGTTAAAAAACACTTCTACAGACCGATCCAAAAATTTACCGTTTATAATAATTGGCTCCGTCACATCATAATCTTCTAATATGGACTGTACAATTACATCTGCTTCCCCTATGGAAGGTACTGCCATTGTATTAAATGTCCAAAGCCTAGTCTCGTTTGTGGTGTTGGGTCTGGTAGTATTGGTAACCTCCACTACACCAGGGCTTAACCGTACTGTATACTTCATATGGGACATTAACGGCTTTATTGGCACATACAAAGTAGCCCTAGTTTTATCAGTAGTATTGTAACTAAAAATATATCGATCGATGAATTCTTGTTGTTCATTTTTTCCTGTATCTTCATTGTTTGTTGTCATGTTATAAATCTCATTTAAAAAATCCACATCCACCATGGAAATATTACTGTTGTCGCTATATACGCCTACACCAGCAATTAGGTTGTTGATGTTCGAAAATGTAAGCTCTCCTTCATCTACCGTAAAATCCATTCTTACGAAAAGGCGTTCCATTCTTCTTCCATCATTATTGAGGTCTCTGTAATAAAGCCCTCTGATTCGATGGTACAGGGTATTTTCATTAAACCAATCGTCTTCATCCCTCGACTCAGGATATAGGCTGATATTCCACACTAAAGGCTTTACTTCTTCTACAGGGTTTTCAGGACCATTATTTTCACCGTCAGCGTCGTTATCTTCGTATTCATTACCATTATTCTCTTCAGTAATTTCTGTAGGTTCATCTGCAAAAACAACTGGTGCTAAAGCACCTAAAATCATCAAAGATGCTAGTAATATAGCAAGTCCCTTTACTATTTTATCTTTATACCTATGAAAAGTCATATTCTATAATCTCCTTTTAATTTGTAGTTAATATAACTAAAGCCGCACTAGCATAAAACTTTTCGATACACCTTTTAACAAAATTCTACTTAAAAAACATTAAAAACATTCCATAAAAAAATGTGCTTTATATACTTATATCGGCAAAATAAGTTATTTTCTTTATGCAATATGTATATTGTAATACTTTCGTAATATTTGATATTATATTCATTATTTCGACAAAATAGGTGTGTTTCCTGCAAGCAATATATTTTTTATAGGCCCTAAGAACATATGTTTGCTCTATCCCTAAAACATGATATAATGGAATTAACTAGGGGGTAAAAAAATTAAATAGAGGTGATAACTTGAAAAGATTAAATGAGATGTTAAAAGAACAAGAGAGAATTACCTGTATGCTAGCAGTTTATGAAAAGAATATGGGAAACTGCACTAAAATGGTTTTCCAAAATGGTAGAGAAATACTACTAAAACAATCTGTAGACTCGACTCTGCAGGCTATTTTAAAATATCACACTATAGATCTAAAGAAGCTTAGAAAAAAGCAGCAAAAGCTACTCAACTCCAGATACTACATACCACTACCTATAAGCAAAGACACGCTTTTTATTTGTATAAAAACTAGACTTCCTAAAGTTAAAAAGGATTCTTCAGTTAGCTATATTAACTTTTATGAAATAGATAGATTGGATAAAAAACATCCAATCATCTATATGAAAAATGGCTATAAAATAGAAAGTCTTAACTCGATAACAACACTTAAAAAGAGATATCACCAGGGAGAAATTTCTGCAAAACTACAAATTGGTCAGCAAAAGCAGAGCTTACTAGTAGAAGAAGAAACTGCTAAATATTTTTATCCAGCTACAAAAGGGGACATAAAGGCAATATCTAGAGAAATAGAGAGCTTAAGAGATATGCTGAAAAATGTTTTAGTTGCAGAGAAACAATAATTTCAGAATACTTACCATCTATATAATAAATAAACCAACGGTATATAGGGATACCCCTACTGTCCGTTGGTTATATTGTGCTCTTAGCTAAATCAATTAATACATCCTTCATCTGTCCATGATATTATATTAATTATTTGTCTTTCATTTTTAATCATTGTTTACACTTCTTTTTAGTTTTTTCTTTACCACATTTATCATAGTATCCACTTCTTCTATCTTCATAAAATAGATAATAATGAAATATATTACAGCACCTATGCCTATTGAAACTACTAAGGATAAATTAGCGCCAATAATCCTAAGTAAACTATTATATGATAATCTAGCTATTATTCCCATAACTAATGAGGCACATAGTATTTTCATAAAGGATACGATTATGCTTTTCATACCAAATGGACCTATCTTTTTACGAAGATTTGTAAATAATAGCCCAGTACAAAATATAGCAGATATACTCGTTGCCAGAGCAAGCCCACCTATGCCTAAAAATTTAGAAAGTATAATATTTAATACTATATTTATAAACATGGCTATTGCTGCATTTATAGCAGGCGTCTTAGTATCTTGCAGGGAATAAAAAGCTCTTGCCAATACATCCCTTAAACCGAACCCTATCATACCTATAGAGTAGTAAAATAGAGCACTAGATGTCATGGTTACTGCCCCAGCATCAAAAGCTCCCCTACCAAACAAAAGATTAACTACTGGACCTGCAAATACCATCGCTCCTACTGTGGCAGGTATAACTAACAGATTAATACTACTTATAGCTTCTGATACAGACTTTTTAAGTCCTTCCATGTTCTTTTCTGCTGCCATTTTAGATATTGCGGGATACATTACAGTCGTCAATGACATAACAAATATTCCTTGAACAAAACCATTTAGTTTATTAGCATAGTTAAGAGCTGATATTCCGCCTACTGCTAAATTAGATGCTAATGTTCTATCAACCAAAGTATTAATTTGATTAACAGATACTCCTATTATTACAGGTATTGCCATATAAGCCATACTTTTTATATATTTATCTTTTATATTTAATATAAACTTATATTTATATCCTTCTTTATATACAAATGGCACTATAAACGCCAGCTGTGCCATACTAGCAATAATACCACCTATAGCTAAAACTACAACATCAGTCCTCGCACTTACAACTATAGAGAGTATAGTAACAATATTCAAAGGAAATCCTATTAAAGCTGGTATAATGTAGTTACCCTTAATCTGTAAAAATCCGCTGTATACAAATATAAGTGTGGAAAAATAAATTCCAGCTATGCTTATTCTAGTAAACTTAATAGCTAGATCTAAAGTCTCGCCCTCAAAACCTGATGCAAATAATTTCACCAAGGGAGCTGTAAATACAAGTCCAAATATAACTAAGGCTGTACATATTATTAATAATGTATTTACAAGATTACTAGTAAATTGATTCGCTTTCTCTGTTCCTTTTTTATTCTCTACTTTACTATACATAGGTATGTAACCAGTAGATATACCTACCCCTACAAACGAAAAGATTGCAATTGGTATAGTGGTAGATATTAAATAGACATCACTTATATTTGATGCACCGTAAAAATATGAGAGAATAATATCCCTCGCAAAACCAAATATTTTAGAAAATATAGTTAACATCATTAAAAGTATTGCGGTTTTTTTCATTTAATTCACCTCATTAATACTTTAGTAAATTTCATATTTTTAATCATTGATTTTATTAAACTTTATTTAAAAACAAAAATGATTTCACTCCAACATGTCGAATAGATTAAGTGCTAATCAAATCATTCGCTGGAAGCGAAACCACTTAATGTAGGTTAGACAAATATTAGTTTGCTTTATATTGTTGTGCTACACTATCCATTTATAACCTTATACAAAATCTCCGCAGTCAAACCTCTAGTTAGCTTATCAGTACTATCTAAATTTAAATCCTTACTAATATTATCAATACCATCCTCTGGATCTAAGTCAAAGGTGTCATCTTCCTTAACCGCCTTCTCTAACCATATTAAGGCCTGTTCTGTAGAAATAAACTCGTCTGCTTGGGAAGAATTTGTAAGCTCTGCATCATTAATAATATTTTTTTCTATAGCTGCATTAGCGTAAGGTGCCCACCAATCTCCACCAGTACTTGTATCTACATCTATAACTAATGCAGATAGAAGTATCTTTAAGAACTCTGATTTTTTAATAGGATTATCAGGATAAAATCTAGAATCTGAATGTCCACTTACAATTTCTTTCTCTGCCATATATTCGATAGCTTCTTCTGATCTATGGTCAAGTATATCAGTAAAAGTAATTTTTTTATCTTTATCTACCTCTACAACCTTGTCGCCTTTTACATAGCTATCTGCTAAATAGTTCGACAGATTAATATCTTGTATTGCTCTTTCATAACCCTCCCTACATAGTTCTAAATCTACAGGCTCACCAGTATGCAAGCTCCATGCCTTACTATTTTCGAACCTACCATCACTAGACATTTCAAATATCTTCTCATCGTCAATAAAAGACCCTTTATTCATAACATTTTGCTGGGCAACAAAGCCTTCCTTCGCATTTAATAAATCCTGCCCCATTAAGAAATCGGATGAAGGTGCAACTCCCATAATATTTAGCATTGTAGGGAAAAAGTCAAGTTGCCCACCAGTTGTAGATATAGTTTCTTCTACTCCTGCACCTGGAACATGTATAATTAGAGGAATATTTAATAAGTCTTCATAGTTATACTCCCTATTAAGAAAACTAGAAGCCTGCTTTCTAATTTCAGAGTCATGCATTTCAATACCAAAGTGATCTCCATAAATAGCTATAACAGAATTATCGTACAAACCTTCCTGCTTTAACTCTTCAATAAACTCACCTAGCACTGTATCAAAATAATTAATTGACTCGACGTAATTTCCAAGCATAGTATCTTTATACTCTCCCTGTACACTTAACCCTTTAAAGTTTTCTGGAATAACAAACGGATGATGACTGGTTAAGGTAACAGAAAAACTATAGAATGGCTCTTTTAATTCCTTATAATAATCAATAGACTGCTTAAATAAAGATCCATCTGAAATACCTAGCCCAATAACCTCATCACTATTCAACTTATCTACACTAATAAATTTATCTAATCCTTGCGCGGGATATGCATTTTTTCTATTCCAAAACTCGGGATCATTACCATGAAAAGCAATAGTACTATAGCCCTTTGCCTTTAGTGCATTAGGTAGGGTATATAAATCTACCCCCTCATACTCTTTATATGAAAATGATCGCATAGAAGCATACATTGAGCTATGGGATACAAACTCTGCATCAGAGGTATTTCCTCTCCCTAGTTGCTGAAAATATTTATCAAAATAGAAACTATCTTTGTTAACCAAGCTATTTAATACAGGGGTTATAGGTTTACCCTCAATCTCTTTATTAATAACAAAGTTTTGCAAAGCTTCTACCTGAATAACAAATACATTTCTACCTTTTGCTATACCATAACCTTTTAAATCTTCTATTCTTTTTTTATTCCCATTTCTTCTATCTAAATAGCTTTGCATATTCACATCTTCTAGTTTATCCTGTTTAAAAAACTGGACTGCGTCATGTAAATGGTAGTTAAGTAGACCTAACTGATTAACAGTGTACATATTTTTATCTACTTTAACTCCATTTAGGTAAGATATTGAAAATACCATTAATATAGATGTTGCAAAAGCAATTATTCTTTCATCCTTTAGACTTGCTTTAATAGCAATCTTCTTTATCCAAAATACACAAGCTAATATAGGAATATCTATAAAAAGAAAAATATCCCCTGGTTTAATCAAGCTTTTTACACTATCTCCTACAGCACTTACCTGCCCTGCAGAATAAATAGAATATATGGATATTGGTACACGGAAATATCTAAAATGCACAATATCGGCAAAAGCTACAGTAGATAACAGTCCATAAATTAAAAATAGCCCTGGGACTCTCCATCGGTCTGGTAATACTAAAGTAATTGTATATATTCCAAATATAAGCAGGAGATTAATACATATAAACCATAGTGATATATTCGATACTTCCATAAATCTTTGTACTACAAAAACCTTTATAAATGTAATAGCTGCAAATAGCAATATCCATAAATAAGACTTGCCATATCTTTCACCTAATTTATTAATTATATTTTGCATTATGCACCTCTCTAACTAAAGCAATCATTGTTTAATATTTAATTAATATAGCTTATATTTTACCACTATGTATATAATAGGGCAAATTTTTAAGTCAGTTAAATTATTACATACAGCAATGAATGCGATGAATGCTAAGAAAAAATAGTTAAGATTTTTCTATAATCAAACGTATAAATATCCACCAACATAGTGCTGGTGGATATTTATATTTATATTTGTATATTTAACTATTTTTTTATATAATGTTAGCTTTTACTTATAACTAGCTTTGCTTTACCCGCTAAATTTCTAAACCTTGTAACCTGCTTCATAAATTTTTGAAGCCTTACAACAACATTTTCCTTATTTCCTTTTTCTACTTCTGCAGCAAGATTTTCAACCATAGGTCTTAGTTTAGGAAATTGTGTTAGATATGTTAAAGCCACCCATGTGCTACTTTCATTTAATTGATTAACAGCTGCCGGTCCCCAATACATATCATATTGCTCTTGAATAGAGCTATACATAATCCTATTCAATTCTTCTTCAGATAAAAGATTTGCCTCAATTGCTTTATCAATAATATCAGTTCCTGGTAAGAAATTTAGACCATGTAACTGTAGTTCAAATGGTGGTTCCAGTTGTAAGCAAAGTTTGTAGGTCTCCTTTAAATCCTCCAAGGTTTCGAATGGATGCTGTAGCATAAAGTCATATATAACCTTAGGAACCTTACATTTAGATAAAATACGACTAGCATTAATTATTTCTTCTTGGCTTTCTTTTCTATGGAATATCTCTTTTCTTATTCTAGGGGAACCACTTTGAATCCCTACAACAATTTGATAAAGACCTGCTTCAACAAGATTATTAATAATTCTTTCGTTTATCTTTAGTGGATGTCCCCATATTTTGAAAGGAATACCTATTTCCTTCTTATATCGTTCTTTAAATTCTTCTATCCAGCCCTCTTCATCAGAGAAAATTTCGTCCCAAAAATGAATAACTTTTAAGTTTTTAATAGAGGATTTAGCCTCTTTTAACTCATGCATAACACTATCTACAGAACGAAAACGTACATATCTCCCTTTTCCAGCATAAGTTCTTTTTAAATTAACAGAACTACAATAAGAACAGGCGAAAGGACAACCTCTAGATGCAGTTAATTCATAGGTAAATCCTTTAATTTGTGGATCTCCATATGCAATTTCATCGTTATGGATAAAATAAACATTATCTCCACCTATCTTAGGATAACCTAACGTATCTAATTCTTGAACTAATGGTCTTAATGAGTTTTTAACTAATTGTTTTTGTTCATTGTGTAATACAACATTCTCAATATGAGAAGGATCTTTACCTTGTTCTAAAGAGTTTAATAGCTCTATTAAAGGTAGCTCTCCCTCACCTTGAATAACATAATCTCCATACTTTAATGCTTCTTCAGGGAAAAGTGTAGAATACACACCACCCCAAATAATTGGTACATTAGATTTCTCCCTAATTCTATCATTTACTAAATATACAGACTCTAAATATAGAGAAGACATAACACTTAACCCAATATAGGAAGGTTTAATTTCATTTATTAAATTTTCTAATAAATCAAGTTCTTTTTGACTGGCTTTACTTGGATTAACACTATTAAACTCTTTAAAATATAAGATGTGAGCATTATATCCATTAGTATTTAATGCATTGGAAAGATATCTAACGCCTAATGCTTTTTCATTATAAAATCCAATTAGTAGGACATTCTTACCCATTTTTATCCTCCTCGTAAAATACATATAATATATATTAAGATACTTTAACCTAATGTGCTAGTAGATTTAATACAAGATGAATTTATCCATTTATTTCTACAAAAAATATATCCCTTATAAACTAGAATAGCCATTATTTAATATAATAATTATTCTACCACTGTAATATGGTAAAAGCAAATTTTTAATATAGTTAAATTGTTACATATTTACAATCCCAAGGTTTTAATCGATAACTTAAAAAGAGATATAACAGGAATTTGTCCTTGCTATATCTCTTTAACTTTATAACTTTCTGTCTAGAACTGATTGCTCATTATACTATAAAATTAATTTTTAATATCTTATTATTTGTTAGATAAACCATTGAAGACAGTATCGATAATAGGTCTAGAATCAATATCCTTTGGGTTAATACTTTTAAAATATACTTGAAACGCATAGTTATGATTGATAGCTCCTAGTATAGAGAATGTTGCTATTCTTTTATTTAAATCTGGCCTAAGTTCACCGGTTTCAATCCCCATTTCCAAGGCTTCATCAATTAGAAGAAATATTGACTGTTTCATTTCAATCATTTGATACTTCATTTCCTCTGACATAAATCCTGGTCCTGGAATAACATTTTCAGCCATGTCCATGTGTTCACTTACAAAGTTTCCATGATGCTGTGCAAATGCTATTAGCTTTTCTTTAACTGTTTCAGCAAGATCCATTGCTTCACGTGCCATATCCAGATAAGTTTCTGCCATATATTTTATCACTTGTTCAAATAAATCTTTTTTGCTATCAAAGTATTCGTATACTGTACCTTTCCCAATTCCCGCTTCTTTCGCTATTACTTCAACTTTTGCCTTATGAAATCCATATATTCTAAAAACCTTAGTTGCAGCTTCAATAATGTCAATTCTCTTTTGTTCTTTTAAGGAGTTCACTTCTTCACCTCATTTTCTTATGATTCTGAAGGACTCTTCTTTAGTTTCTTCACTTTAGATTTAAAAGAGTTGGACATATCATCAAATATTGTATATAGTACTGGCACAAATACTAGAGTTAGAACTGTAGATAAAACTAGTCCTCCTATAACTACAGTAGCCATTGGAGCCTGTAGTTCTGCTCCTTCACCTATTCCAAGAGCTAGTGGAATAAGTCCTAGAATAGTGGTCAATGTAGTCATTAAAATTGGTCTTAATCTAACTGGTCCAGCAATAGTAATTGCTTCAGTTCTTTCTTTACCTTCACTACGTAATATATTAATATAGTCTATTAATACAATACCATTGTTAACTACAATACCTGCCAGCATAATTACTCCTATAAAGGCAGTTACACCAAATGCTCTGCCTGTTAAGAAAAGAGCTAAAGCTCCTCCAGAGAAAGCCAAAGGTATAGTAAACATAATTACAAATGGATGAATTAAGGATTCGAATTGAGCTGCCATTACCATATATATTAATATTACAGCAAGGGCAAGTGCTAATAAAAGCTGGCTGAAGGCTTCCATCATCTCTTTATTCTCTCCACCCATACTATAATAGTATCCTTCAGGTAATTGGTATTCCTGAAGTTCTGCATTTATATCTGTAACTATACTTCGTAAGTCTCTTCCTACAATTTGACTGTTAACAGTTACTACCTTTTCTTGATTTTCTCTACTGATGCTAACAGGACTTTTAATTACAGATATGTCAGCTACCTGACTTAACGGTATGTTTATCCCAGTAGGGGTAGTTATATCTATCTGCTCAAAATTAGACAAGCTTTCTGTAACATCCCCTACAGATCTTAATACTACATCTATCTCATCACCATTATCTTTATATCTGGTAGCCGTAGTTCCTGTTGCAGCCCCCCTAACAGCAGAAGCGACTTGTGCAGTGGTTAGACCATAGGCTGCAGCTCTTTCTTTATTTATTAAAACTTCTACTTCTGGTACTCCTTCACTAAAACTAGTTTTAGTTTCTCTAGTTCCTTCTACAGATTCAATAATATTTTTAAAGTCATTAGATATTTCTTCAAGTACTTTTAGCTCACTTCCTTTAATACTTATACTGATAGGACTCCCTGCCATCATCATAGCAGTACTTGATGTTCCTTGTACGGAAATTTCAGCACCTGGAATATCCTTCACAATATTTCTAATTTCTTCTGCAACTTCATCCGTACTTCTATTTCTTTCATTTAGTTTAACTAGACCTACTGAAATCGAGCCACTATTGCTACCAGCTTGACCTCCCATTAAAACATTTCCAGCACTTATATTGGTAAATACTTTATTTACCTCTTTAACTGTTGTTAGTTTTTCTTCAATAATATGTGCTATACCGTCTATTTTATCAGTTTGAGTACCTAATGGCATACTTATGTTAATTGATATTGTACCTTCATCTGTAGTTGGGAAAAAC
Proteins encoded in this region:
- the murJ gene encoding murein biosynthesis integral membrane protein MurJ, whose product is MKKTAILLMMLTIFSKIFGFARDIILSYFYGASNISDVYLISTTIPIAIFSFVGVGISTGYIPMYSKVENKKGTEKANQFTSNLVNTLLIICTALVIFGLVFTAPLVKLFASGFEGETLDLAIKFTRISIAGIYFSTLIFVYSGFLQIKGNYIIPALIGFPLNIVTILSIVVSARTDVVVLAIGGIIASMAQLAFIVPFVYKEGYKYKFILNIKDKYIKSMAYMAIPVIIGVSVNQINTLVDRTLASNLAVGGISALNYANKLNGFVQGIFVMSLTTVMYPAISKMAAEKNMEGLKKSVSEAISSINLLVIPATVGAMVFAGPVVNLLFGRGAFDAGAVTMTSSALFYYSIGMIGFGLRDVLARAFYSLQDTKTPAINAAIAMFINIVLNIILSKFLGIGGLALATSISAIFCTGLLFTNLRKKIGPFGMKSIIVSFMKILCASLVMGIIARLSYNSLLRIIGANLSLVVSIGIGAVIYFIIIYFMKIEEVDTMINVVKKKLKRSVNND
- a CDS encoding sulfatase-like hydrolase/transferase; the protein is MQNIINKLGERYGKSYLWILLFAAITFIKVFVVQRFMEVSNISLWFICINLLLIFGIYTITLVLPDRWRVPGLFLIYGLLSTVAFADIVHFRYFRVPISIYSIYSAGQVSAVGDSVKSLIKPGDIFLFIDIPILACVFWIKKIAIKASLKDERIIAFATSILMVFSISYLNGVKVDKNMYTVNQLGLLNYHLHDAVQFFKQDKLEDVNMQSYLDRRNGNKKRIEDLKGYGIAKGRNVFVIQVEALQNFVINKEIEGKPITPVLNSLVNKDSFYFDKYFQQLGRGNTSDAEFVSHSSMYASMRSFSYKEYEGVDLYTLPNALKAKGYSTIAFHGNDPEFWNRKNAYPAQGLDKFISVDKLNSDEVIGLGISDGSLFKQSIDYYKELKEPFYSFSVTLTSHHPFVIPENFKGLSVQGEYKDTMLGNYVESINYFDTVLGEFIEELKQEGLYDNSVIAIYGDHFGIEMHDSEIRKQASSFLNREYNYEDLLNIPLIIHVPGAGVEETISTTGGQLDFFPTMLNIMGVAPSSDFLMGQDLLNAKEGFVAQQNVMNKGSFIDDEKIFEMSSDGRFENSKAWSLHTGEPVDLELCREGYERAIQDINLSNYLADSYVKGDKVVEVDKDKKITFTDILDHRSEEAIEYMAEKEIVSGHSDSRFYPDNPIKKSEFLKILLSALVIDVDTSTGGDWWAPYANAAIEKNIINDAELTNSSQADEFISTEQALIWLEKAVKEDDTFDLDPEDGIDNISKDLNLDSTDKLTRGLTAEILYKVING
- a CDS encoding B12-binding domain-containing radical SAM protein, with the translated sequence MGKNVLLIGFYNEKALGVRYLSNALNTNGYNAHILYFKEFNSVNPSKASQKELDLLENLINEIKPSYIGLSVMSSLYLESVYLVNDRIREKSNVPIIWGGVYSTLFPEEALKYGDYVIQGEGELPLIELLNSLEQGKDPSHIENVVLHNEQKQLVKNSLRPLVQELDTLGYPKIGGDNVYFIHNDEIAYGDPQIKGFTYELTASRGCPFACSYCSSVNLKRTYAGKGRYVRFRSVDSVMHELKEAKSSIKNLKVIHFWDEIFSDEEGWIEEFKERYKKEIGIPFKIWGHPLKINERIINNLVEAGLYQIVVGIQSGSPRIRKEIFHRKESQEEIINASRILSKCKVPKVIYDFMLQHPFETLEDLKETYKLCLQLEPPFELQLHGLNFLPGTDIIDKAIEANLLSEEELNRIMYSSIQEQYDMYWGPAAVNQLNESSTWVALTYLTQFPKLRPMVENLAAEVEKGNKENVVVRLQKFMKQVTRFRNLAGKAKLVISKS
- a CDS encoding TetR/AcrR family transcriptional regulator; the protein is MNSLKEQKRIDIIEAATKVFRIYGFHKAKVEVIAKEAGIGKGTVYEYFDSKKDLFEQVIKYMAETYLDMAREAMDLAETVKEKLIAFAQHHGNFVSEHMDMAENVIPGPGFMSEEMKYQMIEMKQSIFLLIDEALEMGIETGELRPDLNKRIATFSILGAINHNYAFQVYFKSINPKDIDSRPIIDTVFNGLSNK